A part of Dasypus novemcinctus isolate mDasNov1 chromosome 5, mDasNov1.1.hap2, whole genome shotgun sequence genomic DNA contains:
- the LOC139439063 gene encoding uncharacterized protein produces the protein MTTQKSNAKVKPMVASEHVDSAVHSHVCAQKPRNPKTKLCGFKYYEPIIHQYRQTGSDFAKLENLPSEPSLRTNNPSLSPSPPGKRLPSESLARSRRPSHSRELSALRTPLKAVGPGAGQKGRIESRSPQPASARVPGERAKLLPRLRAGAEPAQGPAGGHDPGHSPATRRDLTETIKEFTLL, from the exons ATGACTACCCAGAAAAGCAATGCCAAAGTAAAGCCCATGGTAGCAAGCGAGCATGTTGACTCTGCAGTCCACAGTCATGTTTGTGCCCAGAAGCCAA GAAACCCAAAGACCAAGTTGTGCGGTTTTAAGTACTATGAGCCAATCATTCATCAATACAGGCAAACAGGTAGCGACTTTGCCAAGTTGGAAAACTTGCCCTCAGAACCCAGCCTGAGGACAAATAACCCATCATTATCCCCTAGTCCCCCAGGGAAAAGGCTTCCTTCTGAGTCACTGGCTCGTAGCCGCAGGCCCAGCCACAGCCGAGAGTTGTCTGCTCTGAGGACTCCGCTCAAGGCAGTTGGCCCAGGAGCTGGACAGAAGGGGCGAATTGAATCGCGCTCGCCCCAGCCAGCCAGCGCCCGTGTCCCGGGCGAGCGTGCGAAGCTCCTTCCGCGGCTGAGAGCCGGCGCCGAGCCCGCGCAGGGACCCGCGGGCGGGCACGATCCAGGGCACTCACCAGCAACTCGGCGTGACTTGACG
- the STEAP1 gene encoding STEAP1 protein produces MESRKDITNQEELWKMKPWRNLEEDAHLNKDSGETSMLKRPVLLHLHQTTHFDEFDCAPELQHEQELFPKWRLPIKIAAVISSLTFLYTLLREVIHPFVTAHQQYLYRIPILVINKVLPMVSITLLALVYFPGVIAAVIQLHNGTKYKKFPHWLDRWMLTRKQFGLLSFFFAVLHAVYSLSYPMRRSYRYKLLNWAYQQVQQNKEDAWIEHDVWRMEIYVSLGIMGLAILALLAITSIPSVSNSLTWREFRYIQSKLGIVSLLLGTIHALIFAWNKWVDIKQFVWCTPPTFMIAVFLPTVVLICKAILFLPCFRRKIMKIRHGWEDVTKVNKTEMSSQL; encoded by the exons ATGGAGAGCAGAAAAGATATCACAAATCAAGAAGAACTTTGGAAAATGAAGCCTTGGAGAAATCTAGAAGAAGATGCTCATTTg AATAAGGACTCAGGAGAGACCAGCATGCTAAAAAGACCTGTGCTCTTGCATTTGCACCAAACAACCCATTTTGATGAATTTGATTGCGCCCCAGAACTTCAGCATGAACAAGAACTCTTTCCAAAATGGCGTTTGCCAATTAAAATAGCTGCTGTCATATCATCTCTGACTTTTCTCTATACTCTTTTGAGGGAAGTAATTCACCCTTTTGTAACTGCCCATCAACAATATCTTTATAGAATTCCAATCCTAGTCATCAACAAAGTGTTGCCCATGGTTTCTATCACACTCTTGGCATTGGTTTATTTCCCAGGTGTGATAGCAGCAGTTATACAGCTTCATAATGGAACCAAGTATAAGAAATTTCCACATTGGCTGGATAGGTGGATGTTAACAAGAAAGCAATTTGGgcttctcagtttcttttttgcTGTATTGCATGCAGTTTATAGCCTGTCCTACCCAATGAGGAGATCCTACAGATACAAGCTGCTGAACTGGGCATATCAACAG gtccaacaaaataaagaagaTGCTTGGATTGAGCATGATGTTTGGAGAATGGAAATTTATGTGTCTCTGGGCATTATGGGACTTGCGATACTGGCTCTGCTAGCTATTACATCTATTCCATCTGTGAGCAACTCCTTGACATGGAGAGAATTTCGCTATATTCAG aGCAAGCTAGGAATTGTTTCCCTTCTACTGGGCACAATACATGCACTGATTTTTGCCTGGAATAAATGGGTAGATATAAAACAATTTGTGTGGTGTACACCTCCAACTTTCATGATAGCAGTTTTCCTTCCAACTGTTGTCCTGATATGTAAAGCCATACTATTCCTGCCATGCTTCAGAAGGAAGATAATGAAGATTAGACATGGATGGGAAGATGTCACCAAAGTTAATAAAACTGAGATGTCTTCCCAGTTGTAG